A stretch of Caenorhabditis elegans chromosome IV DNA encodes these proteins:
- the ZK550.6 gene encoding putative phytanoyl-CoA dioxygenase (Confirmed by transcript evidence) translates to MLGKGVVDYTREGSILSAEQRRFYEKNGYLLIRNCVPQYELNRFRQRFQDICEKKVKAPENMTVMKDISIAKSEFKDGEKAITKIQDFADDPVLFEYCKYPGVVDVVKDLIGNPKSNLMAMHTMLINKPPDNGKLTSRHPMHQDLQYFPFRPADFICCAWTAMEKITRANGCLVVVPGTHKGVLLPHEYPKWEGGVNKAYHGIQDYDTSTPRIHVEMEPGDTVFFHPILIHGSGANRTEGFRKAISCHYANDDLCRYVNVEGTTQETLAEEIIEIAKKRLTRYGLDPNTVTLDFADIWRVRAREVNGRRSNL, encoded by the exons ATGCTTGGCAAAGGTGTCGTTGATTATACCCGGGAAGGGTCAATTTTGAGTGCCGAGCAGAGGCGATTCTACGAGAAAAATGGATATCTGTTGATTCGAAACTGTGTTCCACAGTACGAATTGAACAGGTTCCGACAAAGATTTCAG gACATTTgcgagaaaaaagtaaaagctCCAGAAAACATGACCGTCATGAAAGACATTTCCATCGCAAAATCCGAATTCAAAGACGGTGAGAAGGCGATCACCAAGATCCAGGATTTTGCAGATGATCCAGTTCTTTTTGAGTACTGTAAGTATCCGGGAGTTGTCGATGTGGTGAAGGACTTGATTGGAAATCCAAAGTCGAATTTGATGGCAATGCATACAATGCTTATCAATAAACCACCAGATAATG GAAAACTAACATCCCGGCACCCAATGCACCAAGATCTTCAATATTTCCCATTCCGTCCAGCAGATTTTATTTGTTGTGCTTGGACCGCAATGGAGAAGATCACAAGAGCAAATGGATGTCTGGTTGTTGTTCCCGGAACTCATAAAGGTGTTCTTTTGCCACACGAGTACCCGAAATGGGAG GGTGGTGTGAACAAAGCCTATCACGGAATCCAGGACTATGACACGTCGACGCCACGTATCCACGTGGAAATGGAACCCGGAGATACCGTATTCTTTCATCCAATTCTTATTCATGGTTCCGGAGCCAATAGAACTGAAG gattccGCAAAGCGATCTCCTGTCACTACGCAAATGACGACCTCTGCCGTTATGTAAACGTCGAGGGTACAACTCAAGAGACATTGGCAGAGGAGATCATCGAAATCGCCAAGAAGCGTCTGACAAGATATGGTCTCGACCCGAATACTGTAACCTTGGATTTCGCGGACATTTGGAGGGTTCGCGCCAGAGAGGTCAATGGGCGCAGATctaatttgtga
- the clec-196 gene encoding C-type lectin domain-containing protein (Confirmed by transcript evidence) gives MSTVLGKLLILSVCLVGIFGNRIFGVKTCPKGWLQFEDNCYIRQPDFSSFRESVKNCEKRGAKLFHFDDSFEFEAVRNLFPDYYFTWMQAEVEEELEWLYEPYEEKMNGKNSAAKCIAFYSSPTKSYNYFYPCTSHFHSICEKSLQSFRQWMD, from the exons ATGTCTACGGTCTtgggaaaattattgattctCTCCGTTTGCCTTGTTGGAATCTTtggaaatcgaatttttggagtGAAGA CATGCCCGAAAGGTTGGCTTCAGTTTGAGGACAATTGCTACATTCGCCAGCCCGATTTTTCCAGCTTCCGtgaatcagtgaaaaattgtgagaaaaggGGCGCAAAACTATTCCATTTCGATGATTCCTTCGAATTCGAGGCCGTCAGGAATTTGTTCCCGGATTATTATTTCACTTGGATGCAAGCCGAAGTTGAGGAGGAATT agaatGGCTGTACGAGCCCTACGAGGAAAAAATGAACGGAAAAAACAGCGCTGCCAAGTGTATCGCCTTCTACTCGTCACCAACCAAAAGCTACAACTACTTCTATCCTTGCACATCACACTTCCACTCAATCTGTGAAAAATCTCTGCAATCTTTCCGCCAGTGGATGGACtaa
- the str-187 gene encoding Seven TM Receptor (Predicted), whose product MFTIYQLVCTAISFLLNCFLVWLILKHSPQHTGKYKWLMMYTTCFEIFWGAFDLPAEIIAHSVGCAFIVFRINQPDAWLDKNSSSWIVLVYTAIFGASMALFASHFIYRFGSLDRSFGSRYTSGWKFGVLFFIPLVYSVWWATVVRVWFWPNEDMDEYTRDMIMEKVGVRIENISYIGAMFYNSDGNGTKTLNQSAWIGVSQMWFMIMSSMSCIFGFAILCYLRLRAQLSIVSSAVNNLQLQFFYALVLQTAIPLILMHIPITIYFVCPMLDLDLDIASSFVASTITLYPAIDPLPSFLIIKSFRNATIDVFQQVFCCRPGNKYRVRPAITISGPGREFTLNAN is encoded by the exons atgttcacaatATATCAACTTGTGTGCACAGCTATTTCATTTCTCCTAAACTGTTTCCTGGTTTGGCTTATTCTCAAGCATTCACCTCAACATACTGGAAAATACAAATGGCTAATGATGTATACGACATGCTTCGAGATCTTTTGGGGCGCATTTGATTTGCCCGCAGAAATT ATTGCTCACTCAGTTGGCTGTGCCTTTATAGTCTTCCGTATCAATCAACCTGATGCATGGCTTGACAAAAATAGTTCCTCGTGGATTGTCCTTGTCTACACTGCCATATTTGGAGCATCAATGGCTCTTTTCGCTTCACACTTTATCTATCGCTTTGGCTCACTTGATAGATCATTTGGTTCGAGATACACTTCAGGATGGAAATTTGGTGTCTTGTTTTTTATTCCTCTGGTGTATAGTGTCTGGTGGGCTACTGTGGTGAGAGTTTGGTTTTGGCCTAATGAAGATATGGATGAGTATACGAG agaCATGATCATGGAGAAAGTTGGTGTGAGAATTGAGAATATCAGCTATATCGGTGCAATGTTCTATAACAGCGATGGGAATGGAACCAAAACCCTGAACCAATCAGCTTGGATTGGCGTGTCTCAGATGTGGTTTATGATT ATGTCCTCCATGTCATGCATCTTCGGCTTTGCAATCCTTTGCTATTTGCGTCTTAGAGCTCAACTATCTATAGTATCAAGTGCAGTTAACAACCTTcagcttcaatttttctatgcTCTTGTGCTCCAAACCGCCATTCCATTAATTCTCATGCATATACCAATTACTATATATTTTGTGTGCCCGATGCTCGATCTGGATTTGGATATTGCTAGCTCATTTGTTGCCTCTACCATCACCTTGTACCCGGCTATTGATCCATTGCCGAGCTTTTTGATAATCAAAAGCTTTAGGAATGCGACAATTG acgtttttcaacaagttttcTGTTGTCGGCCTGGAAATAAGTATCGAGTTCGACCAGCTATTACAATCAGCGGGCCTGGAAGAGAATTCACACTAAATGCCAattaa
- the gln-5 gene encoding glutamine synthetase (Confirmed by transcript evidence) — translation MSHLNYETRLPLGQATIDHFMGLPAHPSKCQATYVWIDGTGEQLRAKTRTFNLKPQYLSEYPIWNYDGSSTGQAEGLNSDRYLRPVAVFPDPFLQGHNVLVMCETLDETMKPTATNHRQNCAAIMKKVAEHHPWFGMEQEYLIVDRDEHPLGWPKHGYPAPQGKYYCGVGADRAFGREVVETHYRACLHAGINIFGTNAEVTPGQWEFQIGTCEGIDMGDQLWMARYILHRVAEQFGVCVSLDPKPKVTMGDWNGAGCHTNFSTIEMRRPNGLNAIFEAMKGLERTHSEAMSVYDPNGGRDNLRRLTGRHETSQADKFSWGIANRACSIRIPRQVADETKGYLEDRRPSSNCDPYLVTAMIVKSCLLSD, via the exons ATGTCCCACTTGAACTACGAAACTCGTCTTCCTCTCGGTCAAGCCACCATCGATCATTTCATGGGACTCCCGGCTCATCCGTCGAAGTGCCAAGCGACATACGTCTGGATTGATGGAACCGGCGAACAACTCCGTGCAAAGACTCGTACGTTCAATTTAAAGCCTCAATACTTGTCAGAGTATCCAATCTGGAACTATGATGGCTCTTCAACTGGCCAAGCTGAAGGATTGAATTCTGATCGCTATTTGAGGCCTGTTGCAGTTTTCCCAGACCCATTTCTTCAAGGACACAATGTGCTTGTGATGTGCGAAACTCTGGACGAAACTATGAAGCCAACAg CAACAAACCATCGTCAAAATTGCGCTGCCATCATGAAGAAAGTAGCCGAGCATCATCCATGGTTTGGAATGGAGCAAGAATATCTGATTGTCGACAGAGATGAACATCCACTCGGGTGGCCAAAGCATGGATATCCAGCTCCACAAGGAAAATATTACTGTGGAGTTGGAGCGGATCGCGCTTTTGGACGGGAAGTGGTGGAGACACACTACCGTGCCTGTCTTCACGCTGGAATCAACATCTTCGGCACCAACGCGGAAGTCACTCCAGGACAATGGGAGTTCCAGATCGGAACCTGTGAAGGTATCGATATGGGTGATCAACTCTGGATGGCAAGATACATTTTGCATAG agtcGCTGAACAATTTGGAGTGTGCGTTTCATTGGATCCCAAGCCAAAGGTTACCATGGGAGACTGGAACGGTGCCGGTTGTCATACCAACTTCTCGACAATTGAAATGCGAAGACCAAACGGTCTGAACGCCATTTTCGAAGCTATGAAAGGCCTCGAAAGAACTCATTCGGAAGCCATGTCGGTTTACGATCCAAATGGAGGACGGGACAATCTTCGACGCCTCACCGGTCGCCACGAGACTAGTCAAGCTGACAAGTTCTCCTGGGGAATCGCCAATCGTGCGTGCTCAATTCGGATTCCACGTCAAGTCGCTGACGAGACGAAG ggcTATCTCGAAGACCGTCGTCCATCATCCAACTGCGATCCTTACCTGGTGACAGCAATGATTGTGAAGAGCTGCCTGCTCAGCGACTGA
- the atgp-1 gene encoding Aamy domain-containing protein (Confirmed by transcript evidence), translated as MSKNGEFKQMGVMQWYPAGKDHHGFSGNDAPIFFPESDDKLELDNYNTQFETENSALKIYRKLAKLRQRDEALIVGETVRDELINEDVILFSRYVQAVNNTATGSTFIVALNFGDKEQKIDFSIEPASKLIPSNKDLLNAEISVVTANVTDYRVRDHHNFVESPLVLPPKQAVLLKL; from the exons ATGAGCAAGAACGGAGAGTTCAAGCAAATGGGTGTAATGCAGTGGTATCCAGCTGGAAAAGATCATCACGGATTCAGTGGAAACGATGCTCCGATTTTCTTCCCGGAAAGCGATGATAAATTGGAGTTGGACAATTATAAT actcaatttgaaactgaaaactcTGCTCTCAAGATCTACCGTAAGCTTGCAAAGCTTCGCCAACGCGACGAGGCTCTGATTGTTGGAGAAACCGTTCGTGATGAGCTGATCAACGAAGACGTGATTCTGTTCTCTCGCTACGTGCAGGCTGTCAATAACACTGCAACTGGATCCACGTTCATTGTGGCTCTGAACTTTGGAGATAAGGAGCAGAAGATCGATTTCTCGATTGAGCCCGCTTCAAAATTGATTCCATCAAACAAGGATCTTTTGAATGCAGAG atcTCTGTTGTTACCGCCAACGTCACCGACTACAGAGTTCGAGATCATCACAACTTTGTCGAATCGCCTCTGGTACTTCCACCAAAGCAGGCCGTCCTCCTCAAACTATAA
- the clec-196 gene encoding C-type lectin domain-containing protein (Confirmed by transcript evidence) — MQAEVEEELEWLYEPYEEKMNGKNSAAKCIAFYSSPTKSYNYFYPCTSHFHSICEKSLQSFRQWMD, encoded by the exons ATGCAAGCCGAAGTTGAGGAGGAATT agaatGGCTGTACGAGCCCTACGAGGAAAAAATGAACGGAAAAAACAGCGCTGCCAAGTGTATCGCCTTCTACTCGTCACCAACCAAAAGCTACAACTACTTCTATCCTTGCACATCACACTTCCACTCAATCTGTGAAAAATCTCTGCAATCTTTCCGCCAGTGGATGGACtaa
- the gtf-2E1 gene encoding HTH TFE/IIEalpha-type domain-containing protein (Confirmed by transcript evidence), with product MSSGPATSGSSSAHTETQVVDEIPEALNTILLMVVKNFFSSEHFIIVYHIMRAQCIREENLKARIQFDQKMLRQLLASLKAEKLVKERTITQKNENNRTVSIIFYYINYRAVLNVVRYKIDHMRQKLESREQMDTNRAHYRCGACQSSYDMLEINRILDAESGRLICWRCHGDVLADETVVPSRTTRTAVARFNEQMTPLFSHICALNGIQLAPHLLEPDITKYLEDDKELQLQQQQMDFTSGGGGGGRIQLGGVAHSYQNIASINYQNGDAVFVDLNADINKGPVEEAKIMPEWLKDNAIGGGEASHNEHVLDQAKTEEEETSTKQRRYGPSLDYLKEIECSSEESAPNVKIEEPPAKQIKMEVDEEAIKMEVDNDESEEEDLIHVAGRALPLSQITPRMVENEMSELEKESYCSVVQDLFAMFFSQQIAIH from the exons ATGTCATCTGGCCCAGCGACCTCCGGCTCATCATCGGCTCACACCGAGACCCAAGTGGTGGATGAG ATTCCGGAGGCACTCAACACTATATTGCTGATGGTGGTAAAGAACTTCTTCTCAAGT gagCACTTTATCATCGTCTACCACATAATGCGAGCCCAGTGCATTCGCGAGGAAAATCTCAAAGCCCGAATACAATTCGATCAGAAAATGCTCAGACAG CTCCTCGCGTCTctgaaagctgaaaaactcGTGAAAGAGCGCACGATTACGCAGAAAAACGAGAATAATCGAACGGTTTCCATCATTTTCTACTATATAAACTATCGGGCTGTGCTCAACGTGGTGCGCTACAAAATCGATCACATGAG acaaaaaCTCGAGTCCCGAGAGCAAATGGACACAAATCGAGCTCACTATCGATGTGGAGCGTGTCAGAGTTCTTATGAT aTGCTGGAAATCAATCGGATATTGGACGCTGAAAGCGGGCGGCTTATTTGCTGGCGGTGCCACGGAGATGTGTTGGCGGATGAGACGGTAGTACCATCGAGGACGACGAG aaccGCTGTGGCACGCTTCAACGAACAAATGACACCGCTCTTCTCTCATATTTGTGCTCTAAACGGTATCCAATTGGCTCCGCATCTCCTTGAACCGGATATCACGAAATATTTGGAAGATGACAAAGAACTGCAACTACAGCAACAACAAATGGACTTTACGTCgggtggaggtggtggtggacgGATACAGTTGGGAGGAGTCGCTCATTCTTATCAAAATATCGCTTCGATCAATTATCAGAATGGAGATGCAGTTTTTGTGGATTTAAATGCGGATATTAATAA GGGTCCTGTGGAAGAAGCCAAAATTATGCCAGAATGGCTCAAGGATAATGCAATAGGCGGTGGTGAAGCTTCACACAATGAGCATGTACTGGATCAGGCCAA AACCGAGGAAGAAGAAACATCAACGAAACAGCGACGTTATGGACCATCTCTGGACTATCTGAAGGAGATTGAGTGCAGTTCGGAGGAATCTGCTCcaaatgtcaaaattgaaGAGCCACCTGCCAAGCAAATAAAGATGGAAGTCGACGAGGAAGCTATCAAAATGGAAGTTGACAACGACGAAAGTGAGGAGGAAGACTTGATCCACGTGGCGGGGCGAGCACTTCCGCTGAGCCAAATCACACCTCGAATGGTCGAGAACGAGATGAGTGAGCTGGAGAAGGAGAGCTATTGCAGTGTTGTGCAGGATCTTTTTGCAATGTTCTTTTCTCAACAAATTGCTATTCATTAA
- the lhfp-4 gene encoding Lipoma HMGIC fusion partner-like 3 protein (Confirmed by transcript evidence) translates to MQQFSLSYHSIYTRNWRVVGAIWVLCGLCTTVLQTLALIHPTWIGSDEGGYFGLYDYCGTSECPWSPFRVRPLSMWFEISAFLVLAATVLSFLAIFSILLLVLLRDRHAFILCSWLHFFAFVFMLAGCVLYPYGWENPRVREICESKKYQLGLCQIRWPYLLAMVLVFDQLCLCCLGFALALKKPPKIPELSSLTGPTVISNTIQPVPRPRKMSLQDSFYSHSGSRLEL, encoded by the exons ATGCAACAATTCTCATTGTCCTATCACTCGATATACACGAGAAATTGGCGGGTAGTTGGAGCAATTTGGGTCCTGTGTGGATTATGCACAA cagtATTACAAACATTGGCTCTGATACATCCCACATGGATTGGAAGTGATGAAGGCGGTTATTTTGGGTTATATGACTACTGTGGAACCAGTGAATGTCCATGGAGCCCGTTTAG agttcgaCCACTCAGTATgtggtttgaaatttcagcgtttttgGTGCTAGCAGCCActgttttaagttttttggcaatattttcaattttg CTCCTGGTGCTTCTTCGAGATCGTCACGCTTTTATTTTATGTTCCTGGCTTCACTTTTTTGCCT ttgtCTTCATGCTCGCCGGATGCGTCCTCTACCCATACGGCTGGGAGAATCCACGTGTCCGTGAGATTTGCGAATCGAAAAAGTATCAACTAGGCCTGTGCCAAATCCGTTGGCCATACTTATTGGCTATGGTGCTCGTGTTTGACCAGTTGTGTCTGTGCTGTCTAGGATTCGCGTTGGCACTTAAAAAACCACCAAAGATTCCAGAACTGAGCTCATTGACAG GACCAACTGTAATCAGCAACACCATTCAACCGGTCCCTCGTCCACGTAAAATGTCCCTCCAAGACTCTTTCTATTCACATTCCGGATCTCGTCTAGAACtttaa
- the F26D10.13 gene encoding CaMKII_AD domain-containing protein (Confirmed by transcript evidence) — MSKLILSLLLVACIAVQINAAGIGNAKNILKSLDKALESHDIKRFLSMHDSNFNFKFCKVSGKSVEDLKKILEQDPNMSTTKKSNHFVTSKVTKDGANYKFDYEEFLLLKNDEFYKAEGTIYFQDAPKVKIMKATEKCPVKIF, encoded by the exons ATGTCGAAGCTCATCCTCTCCCTTCTCCTTGTCGCCTGCATTGCTGTTCAAATCAATGCTGCCGGAATCGGCAATGCCAAGAATATTCTGAAGTCGTTGGATAAGGCACTGGAGTCTCACGACATCAAGCGGTTCTTGAGCATGCATGACAGTAACTTCAACTTCAAGTTCTGTAAGGTTAGCGGAAAGAGTGTGGAAGATTTGAAGAAGATTTTGGAGCAGGATCCAAATATGTCAACCACCAAGAAGAGTAAT cattttgtcACCAGTAAAGTTACCAAAGACGGCGCAAACTACAAATTCGACTACGAGGAGTTCCTTCTTCTTAAGAACGACGAATTCTACAAGGCCGAGGGAACTATTTACTTCCAAGATGCACCAAAAGTCAAGATCATGAAGGCGACCGAAAAGTGTCCAGTgaagattttctaa
- the clec-196 gene encoding C-type lectin domain-containing protein (Confirmed by transcript evidence) → MNGKNSAAKCIAFYSSPTKSYNYFYPCTSHFHSICEKSLQSFRQWMD, encoded by the coding sequence ATGAACGGAAAAAACAGCGCTGCCAAGTGTATCGCCTTCTACTCGTCACCAACCAAAAGCTACAACTACTTCTATCCTTGCACATCACACTTCCACTCAATCTGTGAAAAATCTCTGCAATCTTTCCGCCAGTGGATGGACtaa
- the phyh-1 gene encoding phytanoyl-CoA dioxygenase (Confirmed by transcript evidence): MSLMKSLRFVVLSTRGFASKPIVDFSSAGKVLSVEQKQFYQKNGFLLVRGCVAKDELKKYENQFNAICERKVKPPPNMLVMKDVSIAKKVTPDSIDTITKVQDFTDEPVLFSYCENKKVTDVVRDLIGSPDTRITAMHTMLINKPPDTGALTSRHPMHQDLIYFPWRPEELTVCAWTAMEKINKQNGCLQVVPGTQARGLQVHGYPEWEGGVNMAYYAIKDYDMSLPREYVEMEAGDTVFFHPCLFHGSGANRSEGFRKAISCHYANYDHTKYIDVKGTAQEEAGKQIEDIIRKHPKRYAVKPGQEVTFELTWRLRSRPVHHDGKENL; encoded by the exons ATGTCTCTGATGAAATCTCTCAGATTCGTGGTTCTTTCGACACGTGGATTTGCAAGca agccCATTGTGGACTTCTCGAGCGCCGGAAAGGTTCTCAGTGTGGAACAAAAACAGTTCTatcagaaaaatggatttctTCTCGTGAGAGGATGCGTTGCAAAGGACGAATTGAAGAAGTACGAAAACCAGTTCAat GCGATTTGCGAACGTAAAGTGAAGCCTCCGCCAAATATGCTTGTCATGAAGGACGTGTCAATTGCGAAGAAGGTTACACCCGATA GCATCGACACCATCACAAAAGTGCAGGACTTCACCGACGAGCCAGTTTTGTTCTCGTACTGCGAGAATAAGAAAGTCACCGACGTGGTTCGTGATCTCATCGGATCCCCAGACACCCGTATCACTGCAATGCACACAATGCTCATCAACAAGCCACCAGACACAGGAGCACTGACGTCACGCCATCCAATGCATCAGGATTTGATCTACTTCCCGTGGCGCCCAGAGGAGCTGACTGTCTGTGCGTGGACCGCTATGGAAAAG atcaaCAAGCAGAATGGATGCTTGCAAGTTGTACCAGGAACCCAGGCACGAGGCCTACAGGTTCACGGTTACCCAGAGTGGGAG GGTGGTGTCAACATGGCATACTACGCAATCAAGGACTATGACATGTCACTTCCACGTGAATACGTCGAGATGGAAGCTGGAGACACTGTGTTCTTCCATCCATGCTTGTTCCATGGATCCGGTGCCAATCGATCCGAGGGATTCAGAAAGGCGATCTCGTGTCACTACGCGAACTATGATCATACGAAGTACATTGATGTCAAGGGAACCGCTCAAGAG GAAGCCGGCAAACAGATTGAGGACATCATCCGTAAGCATCCAAAGAGATATGCCGTGAAACCGGGACAGGAGGTCACTTTCGAG CTCACCTGGCGTCTGCGCTCTCGTCCAGTCCATCATGACGGCAAAGAAAATCTGTAA
- the atgp-1 gene encoding alpha-glucosidase (Confirmed by transcript evidence) — MATKDALIAEEGTNFGGSSSGDIAVFDKTAEVVNFELEPKPIGLTKEQLEKYRNDPFWKPVRTILFVLFWLAWVLMFAGAIAIVVLSPKCAEKQKPDWWQTKVSYQLLTATFYDSDNDGVGDFAGISQKIDFLRKIGVTTVYPTPVIKIHKDEYFNSYDVVDHNSVDERFGTEEQFKELIDTVHNRAMYLVMDLPVSTIDLSHPWFESRDESKFVIAKPTDPGFNESNFYPFHGANNIKYLGYPSSQNPVLNWKNADVKSTINGAIQKFLDLGVDGFHIDHISQLAVDSKGRPNHDEAVKVLEELTKSVQIYVESRDELVDKKIVLFSSLKDVEDLHVKATETGLLHYVIDNSFANLDEKKCQPHVAKCVHDALNAAYQRHEVAKYTPHWQFSNSEASRLASRFESATAHLLSFLQLTLPGANSVYYGQEYGLKDAMSKNGEFKQMGVMQWYPAGKDHHGFSGNDAPIFFPESDDKLELDNYNTQFETENSALKIYRKLAKLRQRDEALIVGETVRDELINEDVILFSRYVQAVNNTATGSTFIVALNFGDKEQKIDFSIEPASKLIPSNKDLLNAEISVVTANVTDYRVRDHHNFVESPLVLPPKQAVLLKL, encoded by the exons ATGGCCACCAAGGACGCCCTCATCGCCGAGGAAGGCACAAATTTTGGGGGATCGAGTAGCGGTGATATTGCCGTCTTTGACAAG ACCGCCGAAGTTGTAAACTTCGAGCTCGAGCCGAAGCCAATCGGTTTGACCAAGGAGCAGCTCGAAAAGTACAGAAATGATCCGTTCTGGAAGCCGGTTCG aacAATTCTGTTCGTTCTTTTCTGGCTCGCTTGGGTCCTAATGTTCGCCGGAGCCATCGCCATCGTTGTGCTGTCGCCAAAGTGTGCTGAGAAGCAAAAACCAGATTGGTGGCAGACAAAGGTCTCCTATCAG CTGCTCACCGCAACATTCTACGATTCGGACAACGACGGAGTCGGAGATTTCGCTGGAATCTCacagaaaatcgatttccTCCGGAAGATCGGAGTCACCACTGTCTATCCAACACCGGTCATCAAGATTCATAAGGATGAGTACTTCAACTCGTACGATGTCGTAGATCACAATTCCGTCGATGAGAGATTCGGAACTGAGGAGCAGTTTAAGGAGCTTATCGACACAGTTCATAATAGAGCAATGTATCTTGTGATGGATCTCCCTGTGTCTACCATTGATCTCTCCCACCCATGGTTCGAGAGTCGTGACGAGTCGAAATTCGTTATCGCAAAACCGACAGATCCTGGATTCAACGAGTCCAACTTCTACCCATTCCATGGAGCTAATAATATTAA GTATCTTGGCTACCCATCAAGCCAGAATCCAGTGTTGAACTGGAAGAACGCTGACGTCAAATCGACAATCAATGGagctattcaaaaattcttggaTCTAGGAGTCGACGGATTCCATATCGATCATATTAGTCAATTGGCTGTTGACTCTAAAGGAAGACCAAAT catGATGAAGCCGTTAAAGTGCTCGAGGAGCTCACGAAATCTGTCCAAATATATGTTGAATCAAGGGATGAGTTGGTAGATAAGAAGAT TGTCCTCTTCTCCTCACTAAAAGACGTTGAAGACTTGCACGTGAAGGCCACAGAGACCGGACTTCTTCACTACGTTATTGACAACTCTTTCGCCAATTTGGACGAGAAGAAATGTCAGCCACACGTCGCAAAATGTGTTCATGACGCTTTGAATGCGGCTTATCAAAGACATGAG GTGGCCAAGTACACTCCACACTGGCAATTCTCAAACTCTGAAGCTTCTCGTCTGGCGTCTCGTTTCGAATCAGCCACCGCCCATCTTCTCTCATTCCTTCAATTGACACTTCCCGGAGCGAATTCTGTGTATTATGGACAAGAATACGGTCTGAAAGACGCGATGAGCAAGAACGGAGAGTTCAAGCAAATGGGTGTAATGCAGTGGTATCCAGCTGGAAAAGATCATCACGGATTCAGTGGAAACGATGCTCCGATTTTCTTCCCGGAAAGCGATGATAAATTGGAGTTGGACAATTATAAT actcaatttgaaactgaaaactcTGCTCTCAAGATCTACCGTAAGCTTGCAAAGCTTCGCCAACGCGACGAGGCTCTGATTGTTGGAGAAACCGTTCGTGATGAGCTGATCAACGAAGACGTGATTCTGTTCTCTCGCTACGTGCAGGCTGTCAATAACACTGCAACTGGATCCACGTTCATTGTGGCTCTGAACTTTGGAGATAAGGAGCAGAAGATCGATTTCTCGATTGAGCCCGCTTCAAAATTGATTCCATCAAACAAGGATCTTTTGAATGCAGAG atcTCTGTTGTTACCGCCAACGTCACCGACTACAGAGTTCGAGATCATCACAACTTTGTCGAATCGCCTCTGGTACTTCCACCAAAGCAGGCCGTCCTCCTCAAACTATAA